In a genomic window of bacterium:
- the atpH gene encoding ATP synthase F1 subunit delta, whose translation MTGGEVARRYAKALVGIADRAGTLDETGAELEAAAQAIGGHADLRRVLENPRFPKPTRVRLVENVLRSSGASDLIRNFLRVVVEKDRVTDLSAIAGYYRELSDDKRGRVRAEIRSAALLDGDSIERLRKRLSEVTGKEVIVDTKQDESLIGGLTCRVGSVMMDGSIRNQLKNLREKLVVD comes from the coding sequence ATGACCGGCGGAGAAGTCGCGCGCCGCTACGCCAAAGCGCTCGTCGGCATCGCCGATAGGGCCGGTACTCTCGATGAGACCGGCGCGGAGCTCGAAGCCGCAGCCCAGGCGATTGGAGGGCACGCCGACCTTCGGCGCGTGCTGGAGAACCCGCGTTTTCCCAAGCCCACACGGGTCCGCTTGGTGGAGAATGTTTTGCGCTCCTCCGGCGCGAGCGATCTGATCCGGAATTTCCTGCGCGTGGTCGTGGAAAAAGATCGGGTCACAGACCTTTCTGCCATCGCCGGCTACTACCGGGAGCTGTCCGACGATAAGCGTGGCCGGGTCCGGGCTGAGATTCGTTCCGCAGCCTTGCTGGACGGGGATTCCATCGAGCGGCTGAGGAAGCGTCTTTCGGAAGTGACCGGCAAAGAGGTGATCGTCGATACCAAGCAAGATGAATCGCTCATCGGCGGGCTGACTTGCCGCGTGGGAAGCGTCATGATGGACGGCAGCATCCGGAATCAACTGAAGAACTTACGGGAAAAATTGGTTGTCGATTAA
- a CDS encoding ATP synthase F0 subunit B, with product MKPSILRKIAYGWFICGAVLAAVFFIQCPAEAAGQKSALEELLHSYNFGSGALIINPLVILIQWANFLILLILLNKILYKPLLKLMNERQGKIDGDLSSAERDRSEALGYVSQYEDSLSEIQRENTDAVVKLQQEMTERTRVRIEEIRVKTDQEVEEARVAIRRDAEAVAGELKDRARGFAADIANRLAGRAVA from the coding sequence ATGAAGCCCTCGATTCTGCGAAAAATAGCTTACGGGTGGTTCATATGCGGAGCCGTGCTGGCGGCCGTCTTTTTCATTCAGTGTCCCGCGGAGGCCGCCGGACAAAAAAGCGCGCTTGAGGAGCTGCTGCACAGCTACAATTTCGGCAGCGGCGCCCTGATCATCAACCCCCTCGTTATTTTGATCCAATGGGCGAACTTTCTCATCCTTCTCATTCTTTTGAATAAAATTCTCTACAAACCATTACTTAAACTCATGAACGAGCGCCAGGGAAAGATCGACGGCGACCTCTCATCGGCCGAGCGGGACAGAAGCGAGGCCCTGGGTTATGTGAGCCAGTACGAGGATTCGCTCTCCGAGATTCAGCGCGAAAACACCGACGCCGTCGTCAAGCTCCAGCAGGAGATGACCGAGCGGACGCGCGTGCGCATTGAGGAAATCCGCGTGAAGACCGACCAGGAAGTCGAGGAAGCCCGCGTGGCCATCCGGCGCGACGCCGAGGCGGTAGCGGGCGAACTCAAAGATCGCGCCCGGGGGTTCGCGGCGGATATCGCCAACCGCCTTGCCGGCCGGGCTGTAGCCTGA
- a CDS encoding ATP synthase F0 subunit B, translating to MWGLYVLTLLALPLLLPELSWAAEAGEVHHKAFSLKEELFKLMNTLIVIAILYKVAYKPIRKFFQERREGIQKALAEAQKARVESERLLGEQRSKVADLEAELGRVRKQGEMERESMWKRLQSDQDDLAERLLEHARGAIELEGKKARAELQNEAARLAVELAEEILRKNLGPEDQKRLMENFLSKVATVNGGGI from the coding sequence ATGTGGGGGCTCTATGTGCTCACCCTGCTGGCGCTTCCGCTTCTTTTGCCGGAGCTCTCCTGGGCGGCAGAGGCGGGCGAGGTTCACCATAAGGCGTTCAGCCTGAAAGAAGAGCTGTTCAAGCTGATGAACACGCTCATCGTGATCGCCATTCTTTATAAGGTTGCCTACAAGCCGATACGAAAATTTTTTCAGGAGCGCCGCGAGGGGATTCAGAAAGCGTTGGCGGAGGCTCAAAAAGCCCGGGTGGAATCCGAGCGGCTTCTCGGAGAGCAGCGCTCGAAAGTCGCCGATCTGGAGGCCGAGCTTGGCCGCGTCCGCAAGCAGGGCGAGATGGAGCGCGAGTCCATGTGGAAGCGCCTTCAGAGCGATCAGGACGACCTCGCCGAGCGTCTTTTGGAGCATGCCCGCGGGGCCATCGAACTTGAAGGGAAAAAGGCCCGTGCCGAGCTTCAGAACGAGGCCGCCCGCCTTGCCGTGGAGCTGGCCGAGGAAATTCTCCGGAAAAACCTTGGTCCAGAAGACCAGAAACGGCTCATGGAAAATTTCTTGTCTAAGGTGGCAACCGTGAACGGAGGCGGCATATGA